ACAATTATGCTTTTTGTttggtttgaaaaagtttaaatttttatgaaattttatggatgttatatatatttaatatatttttttttcgaaatattaaaattatttactttttaaatataattgttgtaataataataataataataataataataataaatgtattgaaggCATGCATATAAGACATTATATACCATCTCGGGGGAATAAATGCTTGAAAAGTCTTCTAGCTTAGACCATGCGGTATGGGCCAAACGAGAAGCAACGGTGATGACGTGGCACGCCTCAACGGCGTCGTGACGGGGGGAACACCGCCCCCCCTATTCGTTTTTGCTCGTCGAGGTTGAATCTCGTGGCCATCGCGACTGGATGTAATGAAAGCAATTTAAACGTTTTCAAacgtttaaataataataaatgtattgaaggCATGCATATAAGACATTATATACCATTTCGGGGGAATAAATGCTTGAAAAGTCTTCTAGCTTAGACCATGCAGTATTGGCCAAACGAGAAGCAACAGTGATGACGTGGCACGCCTCAATGACGTCGTGACGGGGGGAACACCGCCCACTCCCTATTCGTTTTTACTCGTCAAGGTTGAATCTTGTGGCCATCGCGACTGGATGTAATGAATGAAATTTAAACGTTTTCAAACGGTTAAAAAAACTAACTATTAAAAAAACCATTTACCCTATAAATACtaccattttataaaaaatttcacaCACTTTCTCTTCTCCTCTCTACATAGTTTCAATTATCCAAAAAAAATATGGACCCTTTCGACTCGTCCGATGATTCAGATGACGATATTTTCTTTAGGATGATGTATCATTATTACAATACTGACCTGCTACAACCAGACTCAGCCTTGCTACTAACAAGACATGCGATGTTAAACAGAAATCGCGAGGAAGGACACGAACATCTATATCGCGATTACTTTACGGATAATTGTGTATACGAGGTGAAGGACTTCAAAAGAAGATTTTGTTTGAGTAGATATGTGTTCTTACGAATCGCCAACGCCTTGGAAAGCCGGTGTCGCTTCTTTACTATACTTTTatacaaaagaaataaaaatgtactacatgtttctttaattttacaacatatgcaatatatttTTAAACTGTAGTTAATTTATGTTTAGGTACGAATTTTTTCAATTAAGATATGATGCTAGAGGTAGACGAGGGTTTACAACGTTGTAGAAATGTGCTGCGGCCATTCGTTTGATGGCTATAGAGGAGTCACCCGACACCATGGACGACTATATGAGAATGTTCgaaagaaccgcaagagagagtttGTATACATTGTCAAGGGGTGTTGTTGAAACATTTGGAGACGTGTATTTGCGGAAACCTTCGTTGCATGATTTGCAAGAATTGTATGAGGCGCATGAAGAACGCCATGGGTTTCCCGGAATGATCGGAAGCATTGATTGCACATAATGGAAATGGAAAAATTGTCCAATAGCATGGAAAGGGCAATACACAAGTGGTCATCACAGATCACCTTCGTTGGTTTTAGAGCCTGTTGCTTCtcaagatttatggatttggcATGCATTTTTTGGGGTTGCAGGTTCTAACAACAACGTCAACGTTCTTGATCAGTCGCCAATATTTGACGATCTTTTGAATGGAAAAGCCCCAGATGCTCCTTTCACAGTGAATGGAAACAaatacaaatatgggtattacCTTACAGATGGAATATATCCTTAGTATTCCACATTCGTGAAGGCATTCCGCCACCCGGTTGAAGAACGAGACAATTTTTTTAAGAGAAGACAAGAAGGAGCACGTAAGGATGTGGAACGTGCTTTTGGAGTGCTGAAGGTGAAGTGGCATATAGTCGAACATGCAGCACGACTATTGGATTTAGAAACTCTACGATatatcatgtatgcatgtatcataatgcataacatggtaGTAGAAGATAAAGAGCGAAATATTGCACATTATATCCCAACGGAGCCCAGACACGTTCAGTTTGAACCAGGAACATCAAATTATTTGCATCGCGTTGTTGACATTCATGATACAAATAAACACAAACAACTTCGAGAGAACTTGACAGATTATATCTTCTATGGTAACAATAACGATAACGAATAacgttgtattttttttttgaatttggatGTTATTTTTTTTTGGATGTTATGTGTAATTTAATCTCTATGTTAATTTTAATCTTTACAAATTATTATAtggtatttatattttttaaacattatgttttatttattatgttatatttaaaaaatatttgtctaaattaaaaaaagaattcgaaaaaaataaaaaataaattgtaaaatggaaaaaaaaagttGGTGTCTTAACAAGATACAATATGGTGAATATTTCCCCACTTGATGTTATAACATCATTGATGATGTGGTATGTGATATGACACCTAAATCGTGTTAAATCTAGTTGCCCACATCTAGTGCTCTTAGTGAAAAAGTGTTTGGTATGTGTTGGAGGTTGTGAGGtctcaaaaaattcgattttttattCTCAAGAGCAGCTTGTTATCAACACATGTCCAGTTGGCATGCCGTGTGGCATATATGACCTTCTGAAAAAGTCAAAAAGGACTAAAGTGAATAAATTATTTAGTTTTCTGAGTTTCtctattcaaaaataaaaattaaggctttaataaatttttttccaaaatattaagattttaCTTTAAATTTCCTCCTGATACATATAATATAATTATGTTACTTTGTCGTCCCCTTATTTGTAACAGAAATGCCGTGGATAGAAAACCCACAGTTTTCCCATTcttattttgttctttttatgaTTTCTATAATCTCAAACAATTATTAAGttaaaattatgacaaaaaaataaaaataaaaatggcattaatttaaaaaggaaaaagagaaaaagaaaggaAAACGTCTACACTACAAAAAGTGGCAACACGTGTCATCCGGGTCACGCGGCCCACCCGTGGATATACATGCATATATTACAACCATATTCGTCGTCTCGTCGAAACCAAACGCAATTTTACTTTGTTGTTTTTGAACGTGATAAACATCGTCGGAGAGATGGCTGGATTAATGGATAAAGCGAAGGAATTCGTGGCGGAGAAGGTGGCAAACATGGATAAGCCGGAGGCGACGGTGAAGAACGTCGATCTGAAAGAAGTCAGCTGTCAATGCATAACCTACAAGGCCGACGTCAATGTCTCCAATCCTTACAGCACTTCTATTCCGATCTGCCAGATCTCTTATACCTTCAAAAGCGCCGACAGGTTCCTTACATGATCAATTGATGTATTTCAATTACATAAAATCAAAAAACATTTCAGTTTTCAAATTAATAGGAATATGCATGAaataacattgaattaatcaggGTGATCGCTGAAGGTTCGATCCCAGACCCTGGGTCGCTAAAAGCCAAAGCGGATACGATGCTAGACGTTGGGGTGAAGGTGCCACATAGCGTGTTAATGAGCTTGATGAGGGACATTGGTGCAGATTGGGACATAGATTATGAACTCAATATTATTCTCACAGTTGATCTTCCGGTCGTCGGTAACCTCAACATTCCGGTGAACAGTAAGGGTGAGATCAAGCTTCCTACGCTGTCCAGTTTAATGGGTGCAGGTGCTACTTCTTAAAATCAACAATGGTAAAATCCATATGATATGATACTTGTATATATGCAAAGGATGATATGTTAAAATAATAATCCTGTTATGATCAAACTGGTTATTGGTTTTGTTTGTAAAGAGGGGTGTTTTAAGgatatattaaatatattttagAATATTATGATTTTGTTTCTTTAATTTCTTATCCGCTTGCTTTTCTATATAAATGTTGTAAACTCAGCTTGCTATTAGTTGTATTTAGAACCAATGCCGATACGTTGTGAAGAGACATAGTTAAAATTTACGTATTGCTTATTTTTTTAAGATATATAAAGTATGCACGATTACATGCCGTGATCATATCTGCATATTTCCGTAGAAGAAAAGAGATACCAAAACGTTTGTAGGAAAAagaatgtttgttttttaataacTGTACCTagataaaataaatttaatgtaaataaaatggttttttaaatttatatttttttctatatAGAAATATAAATAATTCTAGTTTTATAAGTGAAATATAATATACACCAAATAACATTTTCTTAAAAAACTATCCATTCCATATAATTTGAAACCATGTATTGGGTTGCTCGTATTAAGAAAACAAATTATCGTTCAAACATTCTTTCTTTAAGACCATTCAGTATACTCTCTACGACAACGGTCGTGGAGAGCTTCCAAGTCAGCCACCTCAGGCCACCATGAACCACCGGTATACTCACCACTACCGGAaagaagagagagaagagagagaagaggaagttgGGAGAGAAGAAGACGACCATTGGTTGTTTACACTCGTGATGCCCACCACGAAACACCACGAAAACCTCAACCACAAACGGTCGGGCTGGTGTGCACGGCCGTTGTTCGTTGCCACCTCAACTACGGATCCGTATGTGGAGAGTATACCGGTAGGCCTAATAAATTATGAAGCGTGAAACATGTAATTGTAATTTTCCTTTGGGTAACTAATGGAATTAGTGTCATTATCATCAATATAGAGATAGCattgaattaaaaataacaacattTTACACTCCaataaagtcctaaaattttggTCCGGTTTACGTTTTAGTCCAAAACTAATTTTTGTTTACGAAAAAGTCCTAAAAACCGGCAAAAATATGCATTTTGACCATTTTTGACCGGTTGGAACCGACAACAAATTAATTTGTGACTATTTCATAAACTGACACAAAATATTGGGACTATTTCACAAAATgatccaaaatattgggacttttctgcaaacaaaaaccttattattattattattattattattattattattattattattattattattattattataaacaagtatactaatttttaaattcattattattaatatttttaataatacatataaatacacttaaataaaaaaaaatattaaagaaatTATTTaaaggtgatggtgatggtggtggttatGGTAATGTTTTAATCATTGAAATCATGAATATGCTTGTATGTCCTCACTTTGTATATGATCATTTCACATTTCTTAGAGaaaattacacggatggtccctatggtttgtggTCActtgcacgcttggtccctagaaagtttttttaactcggaccatCCCCAAAACTATAATTTGTTACCCGCCCAATCCCTCTCATAACATTTCCGTTTGTTTAGATGTTAGTAACCCACATAatgggggtatttttgtcatttcaccaTTTCAAGCCTCTAAAACCCACCTCGTTCATTGTTTTTCTCGATTTCTTCTTCTCACTTCTTCCCTTCCACATCAATGGCTGATGGTTTGACTCCGTCACCATCCTCCCCGGAAACAAGCCTATTATGCTATACATCGGAATCGACTCAGAAAACCGCTAAGTCCAGAATTTGGCCGTCCTAAAGGACTTATCCGATCTATATCTCAAAAAATGGAGTAAACATGATTGGAGTAAACATGTCGGCAATCCATATCTCAACCGGGTGACTTCAGAGACCCGACGATCTTGTTAATTGGAGTAAACATGATTCCCCACTTCATCAATTTCTAAGAACAGGAATATGGGAATGCCCTGATTTCTTTCCGGTGTGGGTTGATAGCACGAATGGGGTCGATACATCTGTCATAAACCCTAGCACGAAGGGGAAACGGAGATTACTAACACTCGGCAGTTTAAGGCTTGATTACGGGAGGTACTACGCTTCCAAATCGTTCTTCGATCTTGTGAAAAAGTGAAGGATAATTATGGGTTGGGTGCACGACACTGATTCTGAAGCTGATGTCATCGCTAAAGGATGGGTCGGAGTTCAAGTAATCAAAGATTCAATAATTTCACTTATCTCCTTAATTatatataagatcattaactcACCTATACATGCAGTCATTTCTGAGGAGTATTTGGCTAGACAAAAACCAGAAGCAGCTCCTACAATGGCCTATCGAGGAAATCGAGATGTTACATGAAAACGAAGTTATTGAAGGTGGTTCATTACATGAAACTCAGGGTATCACTGCTTCTCAGGTAAGCTGTAACTTGTAAGCCATCAAATCTTGATAAATCTAGTTTAATAATCCTTTTCGGCTAATAATTGGTTAATTATTTGAAAGGCTGATGTGAAGATGGTGACGAGATTGGGGATAGGGCGGTAGGAAGGGGGTTTTGGTGGTGATGATATGGCCAGTTACGGAGAGTCTCTGGCAGTCGGTAACAGTAGGTGGAAGGGAGGTGCTGAGAGGAGGATACGACGCCGATCAATTTTAGGTTATGGAGTGTGGGTCTGTGGTATATTTTGGGGTGgaatatttttcattttcaagaataattataaacatataaaagTAAGGGTAAATATGTCTTTTCATCATGGTTTAACAGCAAAATAGACGGCTAGTTAGTTTAGGGACTGGGCGGGTAACAAATCTAAGTTttagggacggtccgagttaaaaaTACTTTctagggaccaagcgtgcaagTAACccctaaccacagggaccatccgtgtaattttCTCCATTtcttattattgttttcaattcaaaatattaacacttaacaatttaaaagaagttgcATATTTGTAAAATTGTGGATACATAGTTTAAGATAAaaggatttctcactttgtatatataaaatttcTTAAGGTAGAATGATTTCTTTTCAAATCCAACAGATCTACAATAAATATTTACATTGGTGGCCCATatcaaaattagaaaatattaACTACAATATCTTGTTTAATAGAAAGTAATATGACTTGTTTTGCTTTATCACACTATATTTGCTATGTTTCCAAAAAAACCACAAGGATAAAGTAATGAAAAAGAGTTGGTAATTCAAATACTTACACACAAGATATACACGCATATCACACGCTCACTATTTGTAAACAATTTGGAAAATCAGTAGCTTCTTTTAAGTTGTTAAATTTTAATATTCTGAATTAAAAACGAtaataacaaatgtgaaatgaccatatacaaagtTAGAATATACCAACAGACATTCATGatttcaatttttaaaacattatcaTCTGCTCAACCAATgtctttaatatttttataatttaaatttatttatatgtattattaacaatattaataataacaaatttaaaaataatatacttatttatataataataataataataataataataataataataataataataataataataataatactactactactaataataataataataataaggtttttGTTTGCAGAAAAGCCCTAATATACTATTTTTTTTTgcagaaaagtctcaatattttaggTCAATTTATGAAATACTCATAAATTAATTTGTTACCGGTTACAACCAGTCAAAAAGGATCAAAATGCAAACTTTTATCGGTTTTTAGGACTTTTTCGTACACAAAAACTAGTTTATGACTAAAACATAAACCGGGTcaaaattttaggactttattggagatttcccatacaaataacaaaaaaaagcACTAAATTAATTTGTGTCTATTATAATCCTCACGATTTGTGTCTATTATAATTTTCACATAATTTTTTACACATATAAAACCTCCTGTATTAAACACAAGaaacatataaaaaataatatataaatcttatttaaaaaaagtaaaaataatttAGTGATTTTAGAAAAGAGAGTTTTAATTTGcacaaaattaatataaaaaataaaagatcatatattatattatgtataaaattatttaataattattactGTCTAGAAGATGTCAGAAAGAAATGACTTTCCGTTGGCAGATTTTGGTTCATTTATTTATGGAGAATAGGTCGTGCAGACATTTTAACATTTGTGGTCTTCCAAAAAAAATTTGTGAGAATGCGCACACATAAACATCTTCTCACCTGTAGACATAAAtgttcaaaaaaaagtttttccAGGGTCATTAACTTTATGAAAAACAAAATCGCTATTAAAAATGGAAAAAataaagtttgaaaaaaaaaataatacaaacaaatatgaaaaacAAAATCGCTATTAAAAATGGGGAAAATGACTTATCAGGGTCATTAACTTTTCGTTTTATTCACATTTAGACAactttcttttttttgtacacaataaaccatttaacttgttatatGTGTTAACATATTACCATTGTCACAATGGTAATATGTGAACACATATAACAAGTTAAATGTTTAAATGTGTCGAAAAATAAAGAAattacctaaatgtgaacaaaacgaCAAAAATGATTACCCTAGTAAATTATTTTCCCTTAAAATAATTGTGGGATAGttattcctttctctctctctctctctcattattatatatatatatatatatatatatatatatatatatatatatatatatatatatatatatatatatatatatatatatatatatatatatatatatatatattatgcaaATTGTTTCTTATGAATAGTGAACTTCCATAATTTTTGTCTATTTTAATCCCtggactttatgttgtttttttggCAGAATTGGTCCCTGTACTTCGGCAACTTTGGTCCTCATTTTTTTatccattttgacacttttggtccttgtaatcgatatttttatattttttagaaaccttttaatatttaaagtttggccacaaaactttaacggtttgacaactttgatcccttttctatttaggaaccttttaatatttaaagtctGACCACAAAaatttaacggtttgacaactttggtcctcattttttagccattttgacacttttggtcattgtaatcgatatttttacattttttaggaaccttttaatatttaaagttaggccgcaaaactttaacggtttgacaactttgatcccttttctatttaggaaccttttaatatttaaagtttggccacaaaactttaacggtttgacagcTTTGGTCCTCATTTTTTAGTCATTTTCacacttttggtccttataatcgatatttttacattttttagaaaccttttaatatttaaagtttggccacaaactttaacggtttgacaactttgatcccttttctatttatgaaccttttaatatttaaattttggccacaaaactttaacggttcgaCAACTTTGATCCATTTTCTAAAAACTTGCTAATTCCTACTGTTTTAATTCTTTATCCATTTTCACACTTCTGgtccttgcagtcaaaacttttatattttttcataaaaacatgaacaAAACGGTCCGGGGAAAAGCTCGGGCTTGTCATCCTTGCATTTTCTAcgtctgtcatatttatcgattcggaAACAACATTTAAAGCTTCTGGCCCCGCGTAGCGGGTGTAACctttctagttattattattattattattattattatatatttgtttgtACACGTATCATTCTCTTAAAGCTCCGTATTTAATGTTTGTCATGTGTTAATATATCAATGTTCTTCTAAGAGTTTGTCATGTGttaatatatttaatgcaatactTTAATATGAAATCCTTTAATTTAATAAGACATTAAACTACCATTATTCCTTTCATTCATACCATAATTACCTTAAATACTATTTTACTTAGGATTTATACAACCCATGCATAGTAGACATATAATTAGTTGACATATAATatcaaattaaaaaattaaacatatttacGACATTAATATAAGCTTATCTTCATTTTTTAAATCACCGTTCATATTTTCTTCGTAACTATATCATGTAAACAAGGAGATTTTGATTttcattcaattttttttatttcgttAAATATGGAGTTTTTTATTTCTACGATAATATAGACCATCACACATTgatttttctttgtcattctTCATCTTAAGTTGTATTCTTTTCAATCGACGATAACTCTGCAAGTGATTCATAAATACAGGTACATGCCTTAGCATATTCTTTTATTCTTATAAATCAACGATTTACAAATTTGCATAACTAAGAAATCATAAATatcttaaatatataatttatttaaaatattgattaataaatatgattttactataaaaatttaattaattttgtaaccatgATTCACACAGATTAaaactttgtgtgtgtgtgtgtgtctatatatatatatatatatatatatatatatatatatatatatatatatatatatatggaaaagatcAAATGATAACACCTAAAAGGTTTAGAACGCGAGAACAGTTCTGAACCAATCAATATATAAGGGCATATAAgtaattgtatattttaattaaattaaaattcaatCAAATTCCCTTAAATTTAGGAGCAGTTACCAAAAAGAAAGAAATAttcgattttttatttttcttattaatgaaatataaaaaacatttttaccaaaatttatttaaaaaatgaaaaaaaaatcaaatttttttctcCTATTTCACGttatttttcttcaaaaaaaataaatagaaatcCAATCCCAAATCAATACATTTATattcacaaatgatttttttttcaaaaaacttgaAACTACTtcaatcacaaatgaatacatatcaATTTACAAGTAATCAAATTCCTTTTTTTAATCAactgaaaataaaaagaatacctctaatcataaataagTACACTCATTAACACATGATTACATtactattcacaaatgaatacattgtTATTAACAAATTAGTACCAtgctattcacaaatgaataaatgaatacctctaatcataaataaatacattcaTTCACACAACTGTTATTAATAAATGAATACAatgttattcataaataaatacacattCTAAATGTATTCATAAAGAGAGATCAGGAGActtaaagataagaaagatgtaGTAGACTGCAGAAGCTATGGTTCGCACTTTCGCACCCATCATCTCTGTCCAAGAATCCACACCAGCTTCACCGATCGAATTCGATCCTCCAAGCCCTAATCTAGGACTTGGGGAACGACTACGAGTGAGATAATAGACTTCGATGAGTATGATTACTTGGAGAAGACAGTCGACGAATCCGACACCAAGAATGGTTCGTCTTCGAAGACCAAAGACAGTCTGTCTCTCTCGCCATCTCCCTTTCCATCCCTACACAACTTCTGTGACATTCTGACCGAGAAGATCTTTCCTCACGGCTACAGCTACAGCCATGGTCACGTTCTCTGTGTATGTCCCTCCTGCTCCCGTCGTTCTCTTCATCCCCTTTGTATTTCTTGCTCCTTCTTCGTTCTTCTTCAATGCGGTCATCTTTAACATCTTCGCCATCATCTTTAACATCTTCTCTTCCCTTCCGCTTCCGTTTCATCGGATTCAAGGATGCAGGTCTAGAGTCTCCAATGAATACCGATGAAATAAAATCGAGTTGTAGGAGAATGATTGGAGATCGAGTTACAGGAGGCTGATTTGCCGTTGAAGCCTTGGagggtgtgacaaccgtcaat
The genomic region above belongs to Lactuca sativa cultivar Salinas chromosome 4, Lsat_Salinas_v11, whole genome shotgun sequence and contains:
- the LOC111878477 gene encoding uncharacterized protein LOC111878477; this translates as MEMEKLSNSMERAIHKWSSQITFVGSNNNVNVLDQSPIFDDLLNGKAPDAPFTYSTFVKAFRHPVEERDNFFKRRQEGARKDVERAFGVLKVKWHIVEHAARLLDLETLRYIMYACIIMHNMVVEDKERNIAHYIPTEPRHVQFEPGTSNYLHRVVDIHDTNKHKQLRENLTDYIFYGNNNDNE
- the LOC111878561 gene encoding late embryogenesis abundant protein Lea14-A, producing MAGLMDKAKEFVAEKVANMDKPEATVKNVDLKEVSCQCITYKADVNVSNPYSTSIPICQISYTFKSADRVIAEGSIPDPGSLKAKADTMLDVGVKVPHSVLMSLMRDIGADWDIDYELNIILTVDLPVVGNLNIPVNSKGEIKLPTLSSLMGAGATS
- the LOC111878545 gene encoding LOW QUALITY PROTEIN: fructan 6-exohydrolase (The sequence of the model RefSeq protein was modified relative to this genomic sequence to represent the inferred CDS: substituted 1 base at 1 genomic stop codon); translated protein: MGVFLSFHHFKPLKPTSFIVFLDFFFSLLPFHINGXWFDSVTILPGNKPIMLYIGIDSENLNMIGRPDDLVNWSKHDSPLHQFLRTGIWECPDFFPVWVDSTNGVDTSVINPSTKGKRRLLTLGSLRLDYGRYYASKSFFDLVKK